The Colius striatus isolate bColStr4 chromosome 19, bColStr4.1.hap1, whole genome shotgun sequence nucleotide sequence GTACACATCTGAGCACAAGCTGCTTTAACAGGAATTAGTAAATGTAGGGCTGCCTACAAATTAGAGCCTGCAAGCTGATGGCTTGTGGGAGGTTATTGCAGGTACTGGGTAGCTGTGGTTCCAGTGGGAGTCTCAGAGGATCCTGAATGCTGACCTACCCTCTGTACTGGGGCATGATGGGCCTTGTGCTGAGCATTCCTCCTTACCAGGATGGTTTGGGTAACTTCTTTTGTCCAGCATTCTTAGAGGCTTGTTCTGCCTGTGAAAGAGGGTGGTATTAGGAGTCTATTGAGTGGGTTCCTAGCAGCTGGAAGGAGGTGAACAGGCACCAGAGGACCTCACAGTTGTTTGTGATACAAGAGACTGTCTCCAGGCACTTCTGGCACTGAGTGATCCCAGCTGAGTCCTGCCACAGCATTGTGCAAGGAGAGTAGCAAATGGTCAGCTCTGGCTTTGTATTACCCAGCAAGGAGGCCATGAAGTCccctcaccctcatggtgagTGTGGCCTGGTGCAGCATCTGTCCCCAGCtgcacagcagggcaggagctgggctgtgccatgACCTTTGTTCACCTCACCTCTCAGTGCTCCCTTCCTGGGGGCAAAATCCATGCTCAGTTACATCTCCTAGGTGGCAAACAGAGTAGGACTGTCTCCTCTGCCCACTGTTTGCAAAAGCCTCTTGAGCCTTTTGAGCACTTTTGACAGGCAGAGATTTccctttccagctctacagttCCACGTGGCCTTTGAATGACCATTCATTTTGCGCAGGTATGAAATAGTGGGTGTTCGGCTTCcttggctgctctgctgcttgtcTAACATCCCATCTTGATGAGTCTCACCTCGAAAAACAATGTGTGCATAAGTTGTTCTGGCAGGCTCCTGCTGACTCCCAGTGGGGCAAAATCCTTCTCAGTAATGGGTTTTGCATGTGGCCCGGTCCCTCCGAGGCATCCTTGGGACAGCATTGTTCAGAGGAAGCCTTGCCTGGGTTTGAATAGTGCTGGGGATGCcaggaggaagagcagaggaaagggaaatggggagctgctggctggTCTCACATTCACATCAGATGACAGGAAGCGGGAGCTGAGCTTGGCTGCGGGGATCTGCACAGCACGGCGGGGCCACATCTGCGCCGGCTGcccctgagctctgcagagcacaaGTCCTTGCCACAGGAAAGGTCCTGCAGGTCCTCACTACTGTTTTTTTTGAAGGCTTTGGGTTTTCCGTGACATCTTCCTTCGGTACTGAGTCCCCTTGGCTTGGAGAACCCATTGTCAAGTTACTGTTAATGCCATCACTGTATTAACAATAACAATCGCAGCACGGAACCGAGTTATACACGACCTCAGTGCTGTCCCACGGAGAGTGGGTGACCTGCAGGGGTAAAAACTGCATCCGTGGCTGGAAAAGAGCCTCTGCATCATCTGTGATGCACTGGTTTGTTCCAAACTCCCAGTGTAATTCGGTTTAAAGGAGTAACTACCACTTTGTTTCTAATAAAGTGCTGTTTGAATGGAGAGGAGCTGAGGAATAAAACCCACAAAGTATTCCTTTTagcagggcagctgcagagttttgTTGATGATAAACAGAATGCAAGGAGAATGGTCCTTGCCCTTCCCCTGCCTCTGTAGTGGCCAAAGGGGAGCAGCCTTCCAAGGGAAGGGCTGCTGAAATTGTAAGCACTCTTTGTAGCAGTATGTTTACAGAAACAAACCTGAGGTGTAGTTGGGTGTTTTGGAGGCTCCAAAAGCTCAGTATGTGGGGGTTTATGTACGTCACGTGTCTCCAAAGGTAGTGTTTTCAGTTGTACATCTGTGACTGCCTGTTGGTAGCTGAGATGCAGTGGGGAATCTTGGCTACTGTGGGAccagctctttctttttccctgcccTTGCTTTTCTATCTCTCTTGCCTCTGAGCAAAGCCTGAGGGTCTCTAGGCCTTTTTGAAGACCATGTGCTTTGTCTGTATTCTGAAGGATGTAGGAAGCCTTCCATAATCAATTACAATGTGTTTATTCCCTTGGGAGATAACTTGgcccttctgctctgctcctctgaaCACTTGCTGCACCTTCACCTCTTTAAAAGTGCATATCCTGAATGTCCACTGTGACCCATCCTGTGAGATGACTCACATTCCTGGAACTTTCTTGCCTGGCTCCTGAAGTTTAACAAAGGGCTAAAGCCCTTCTCAAACATCCTATCGGGCTTTATTAGGAAAAATGTTGTCTCCTCTCCCTATTTGGACCATCTCTAAAGTTGCCTGGTGCATTTGGCTCTCTTGGGCCACTACTGACCATTCCTGTGTGGACACACAAAGTGTCATCCAGGGCCTGATGCTCCCTGTGCACTTGGAGATGTCCTGGTAGGCTTCCAGAGGGTTATCTGGCAAACTGAAAACTTGCCTTAGGCTACATGGCTTGCCAACAAACAGTGATCAGCTGATCAGAGATTAATCCTGACAAGACACCCTTATTCAACCCTTAGACAATCCTTATATGCTAGAGATGGGGTCAGGCAGTGAAACAGCATGTGTGTTGCTCTCCTTCTGGGTAAGCTGGTGTTCTGAAAGCCTTTGATTCCCAGAGAACCAGAAAAAGCTGTGAAGCTCTTTCAGGATTAGGTGTGGCCTGTACAGCAAATGTGCTCCTTGTTTTAAGTTGCTCAGTGCACTAGATACTAAGCAGACAGATTTACTCTGGCTTTCCCTGGCTTTATTGGAAACAGCAAACTTGCCACTGGATGTGAGGAAGATAATTGGCTAAAGAAGTGTCTGACTTTCATGTGTGTGTCACTGAGAGCTGTCTGGGCCAGAAGCACTGGCAGATCTGGCCTGGACGATACCAAGCTCTgtctgctgcctttttttttccctgcctggTCTACTGTCAAGTGCTGGTTGCAGTTTGTTCTGCTTATtcttctgtcttcctgcttccccagctctgccaggtgagggggagagcagcagtgtttctgtgtgaccctGTCATGTCCCTGTCAGGGCAGCAGTGGTGCTtggcagagggaagggaggggccTGGCTGTGCTTGTGCAAGGAGAGGGAGGGCAGCAAGGATCACAGGGGTGCTGAGGGATGCAGGGTGCTGTGGGCCAGTGCTGCTTGTGCAGGGAGAGGGGATGGAGCTTCAGGTGGTCACATCAGGGCCAGTGAGGAGAGGACATGATAGTTATGTTTAAAAGTAGATGTGATTTAGAGAAGTGGGAGGCAAAGCCCTCCCAGGCCCCTGGGGAGCTGTTGCATCGTTGTCCAAAAGTCAGCTGTTGATAGATCTTCTGCATGCCCctctgctggcagtgctgggagggAAGCTTTCTGCTTTGAATCCTGTGGACCCAGCTCCTTGGGGGTTTGAGAGCAGCTGCTGGTCATGCAGCTCAGGGCTTTGTGCTGGAGGATTTCTGTACAGGGCACCCACCTCTGCAGGTATTTAGGAGTACGTGTATGACACAACCAAACCAGTTACACTGCAGTGTGaaacgtgtgtgtgtgtgtgtgtcaggggGCTCCTCTCACTTTCTGGGTGTTGAAAGGTGTCATCAGTGTCTTCTCTCCCCTTCAGATATCACCTTCTCAAACTCCTTCAGAAGTTTGGCAAAGTAAAGCAATTTGACTTTCTGTTCCACAAGTCTGGTGCTCTGGAGGGGCAGCCGAGGGGTTACTGTTTTGTGAACTTTGAAACCAAACAGGTATGTTGCTTTTCTCTGAAACTCCAACTTCAGTGactgcttgctttcttcaacttggttattttttttcttatgttaatGTAAAGCCAAAACAGGAAAGGATAAATTAAATACCTTGTCTACACAGACTCCACTTTGCTGCTTCCAGGAGCAGTCACAGTAAcgatttcctttctcctctgctgtcttTTCCTGAGTCCTGCTTTCTAATGCTCATCAGAAAGGGCCAGTTCTTTGGACCATTTTGTCATGAGCTGTTGGATTTATACTATGGAGATGCTGTAATGCAGCAGAGCCTTGGATCAGCCTGCCAGACCACTTAACATCCAAAGTGGCTCTGAAGTCCTCCTggtttttcttttggctttgtGAACACACAAACACCAACTGGTGTGGTGCTGCCAGGTGTATGTAACAcagctgcagtgtcctggagtgaACTGCTCCTGCCTGTCCCTTGTGTTACAAATGAACATTTCAAGTTCTCCttatctgcagcagcagagctgtaggGTTTTTTGGTCATAACTGTGCTAGAATTGTTCAAAAGTTGGGAGGGATGGTGTGTTTGGAGCTGCTTTGCAGCTGTATAACCTTACCTGTGCCATGCCGTTGCCACTGAGGATGTCAGAGCGGCCCTGTCAGAGTGCCTGAGCTCTAGAGCATTATCATAGCAAAGTGGCACACCATTGCAACATCAGTGTTCAGCTACTGTGAGTCAAGTTTCATGGGAGTGTCCCAAAACTGAGATTCCACTGCTGAGCCTGGAAGAGGATGATGTGGGTGATGTCCCCTGTGCACCTGAGCAGGATCCAGGTGTTGAGACACGTGTAATCAGTGTAGTGAGTCACAGGGTTTTCTGGAGAAACTAGATAACAAACCTCCCTCACAGTGCTGTTCCACTGGCCTCCTTGGTTGGTGTTTTCAAACCTcctgatgtgttttttttaCCACCTCCTCTCCCAAAACAAGTGAAATAATAAATCCATAAGGCTGGTCAAAGTCTGGTTATTCAGCTGTTGGAATCTTCCAAAGATATTCCTGGAATGGGAACCAATGGGATAAACCTTTTTGGCCCATCAGCTGAACTTACAGAAGACTCATTAacaaaggggggggggggaaaaagctCTTTACATCTGAGTCAGTTTTGACTAAAGTCTTGGTGTGTTTATTGAACTGTCTTCCtgtgcaggaagcagagaaggCGATCCAGTGTCTCAATGGGAAGCTGGCCCTTTCCAAGAAGCTGGTGGTGCGGTGGGCACATGCACAGATCAAGgtaagctgctgctgctcctgctgctgctcaggaagaACTGCTTTTAATTTGCAAGACTGCAAAGCCCTCCTGTATTACTAAGGAACAATTCTCATCAGGACTGTCTTAGCCTGGTGAGGTAACTCGTGTTTCTCACAGAAGGGACGTGACCAGCTGCCTAAGCTGTGCAGGATTAGCTGGGAATAGGCCGTTTAACCCCGTGTTCTGCGTAAGGGGGTTTGTGATCAGAGCAGTGTCAACAGATTACTGCTGTAATTGTCCATGTTTAACTTTTCCCAAACTTAGTGAGTGGTTGGCTGAAAGCTTGAATCCTTCCCTTTGTGGTTTTGCTCCCTTTTGGATAGGAGATGTATGGAAATTCTCAATTATCAAGAGCTTCATTCTACTCCTGAAAGCActtctgtggcagcagctctAATTACTTCTGACTTTAAAGCAACAGAGTTCATATCTAAGCTAAATATCCTTTTAATCCTTGCTCTGTTGCATAAAACATCAAGTTTTTTAACACTAACTTAGGCAGTACCTTCTGAAACACCCTTGTTTAAAATGCTTTGAGTTCTTGTCTTGTTTCTCCTGCAGTTATTTACTCTCTGGTATTTGATAAagcaatttatttctttttaataactttttctgCAGATAAATGgattggggaggggggggcttACTGCTTGATGCAGTTTTCCTTTGTGTAGTTTGCTTTCATCATCTGTTGGTTATGCTTTCTACCCTTTGTCTTACCAAGTATACCAGTGCATCTGTTTTGGATACTACAAAAGCCAAACCAGGTATCTTCATTAAAGGAGACCATGTTGTTTTAATTACTGGCTTTGAGGGCTCCAGGCTGTTGTCAGCACATCCAAGCTTGTGCAAACCCAGTCTCCATTTTCTCCAGCTCTGTAGCTATTAGAGTGCCACGTGCTTCCAGATGCCTGAGGAGTGATCAGGCCATGACAGGAGTTTCAGCCAGAGGAGTGAGTGTCTGCTCAGCTGGGAGTTCAGAGGGGTAGCTCAGCCCTTGACTGTCCAGGCTATGGTGAAAAACAGCATAAATAACCAGTTCAAGTCACATGGCATCTTCTAATCCATGAATGGAAAGATGTAACACCACAGAACTTTGACATGTTGTCACAAGTGTTTATTTTAACCAATGCCAGCACTGTGGTAAGTAGTTTTAAGATGAGTGGCCAAGGTGTACCAGACACCATTGGTTTGAGCAGTTCTGCTGAAAAACACACCTGACTTTGTGCCAAGTGAAATAAGGAAGCGAAATACTGCAAGTAGTTTGGGAAGCCTGTTGCCTGCAGAGATGACAGACTcaccagctgctctctgcagaaaGGGAGTTTCtagctgctctttttttccctttccttttctcccagcactgcagggtTCTGTACAATCCTGTGCTTGGGTTCCCTTCTCACTCTGCACAGTGTATCTAGAAGTAGCACAGTAGTTGCCTTAAACTGTACCATCTTTCATGCATGATGCAGAGGGGAACAAGAAGTGGTAAGACACAACGTGGTTTAAGGATTCATAGTATGGTGTTCAGTCCACATTCCATGTTGGTACAAATCTTAGGGCTGGGATTTGTTTGGCCATCAAAATCTTTCCTAGCAAAAGCTTCACAAGCTCTGGGGTGATGCTAACCCAACTGCCAAGTGTATCTGTGGGCAAGTGTGTGTTTGTTATTCCTGCTGACTTCAATCCTTGGTCTCTTGTTCACAGAGATATGATCACAATAAAAATGAGAAGATCCTTCCAATCAGTCTGGAGCCAtcttccagcacagagccaccccAGTCCAACCTAAGGTAGGAGGTGGAGTGGATGAGAGGTGACAAAACTGCAGGAGTGGCAGGGAAGTAATTTATATTTACTGATCTGGAGTTGTTGGCATTAAGCTTGTGCTAAAAATCATAATGTGGCAGAAGAGCTGGGTTTAGAAGTGCAGCAACACTGCAGAGTCACTC carries:
- the RBM18 gene encoding probable RNA-binding protein 18, producing MEPGRQTLPLENASILSEGALQDGHRLWIGNLDPKITEYHLLKLLQKFGKVKQFDFLFHKSGALEGQPRGYCFVNFETKQEAEKAIQCLNGKLALSKKLVVRWAHAQIKRYDHNKNEKILPISLEPSSSTEPPQSNLSVSAKIKAIEAKLKMMAENPDAEYAAAPVYSYFKPPDKKRTTPYSRAAWKSRR